One Falco peregrinus isolate bFalPer1 chromosome 6, bFalPer1.pri, whole genome shotgun sequence DNA segment encodes these proteins:
- the LOC114010344 gene encoding protein NYNRIN-like, whose product MGELLLVPEAEFNLLGRDLIVELQLEIKVKNQELTVSAYPLTVDDQKQINPDVWYSPDTISRLEIPLIKIQISEPHIPVRVRQYPISLEGRRGLKPEIDRLLAQGILEPCMSPFNTPILPVKKPNGKYRLVHDLREINERTITRFPVVANPYTLLSKLGPHNSWYSVADLKDAFWACPLAEECRDYFAFEWEDIETGRRQQLRWTVLPQGFTESPNLFGQALEELLKEYQVQTGNVLLQYVDDLLIAGNNKEDVRKESIRLLNFLAQKGLQVSQEKLQFVEEKVKYLGHYLFNGKKILDPERIKGILELPMPVTKRQIRQALGLFGYCRQWIENYSFKVKFLYEQLSKDKIPKWTPQDQEQFASLKRELSQALVLSLPDLKRPFHLFVNIHEGTAFGVLTQEWAGQKKPVAYLSKLLDPVSRGWPSCLQIIVAAALLLEETNRITFNGEVVLYAPHNIRGVLQQKAEKWLTDSRLLKYEGILIESPKLSLRTIEAVNPAEFLYPGESTELVHDCLQTIEQQTRIRPDLEEEELQHGEIFFIDGSSRIVEGKRLSGYAIVKLEKGEFKTIESGPLSASWSAQACELYALWKALVLLKGKDGTIYTDSRYAFGVVHTFGKIWEERGFVNSQGKELIHPELIRRVLGALKMPNKIAVVHIKGHQRGTSYQVRGNNAADTEAKRVAGNYSTILTMQQISVSKNLSFESAEKEKLEQMGAKEQNGKYILPDGREVLPKGIALEIFSKIHSKTHWGTQALVDHFNQQFACIGVYNIAKTVTAPCETCQKVNRNNMRQKPLGGRSPAYRPFSHIQVDFTELPRVGRYKYLLVMVDHLTHYVEAFPTSKATANQVTKVLLEHIIPRYGVPEVIDSDRGTHFVSKIVRDLTESLGIKWEYHTPWHPQSSGKVERKNGEIKTILTKLMIETKLSWIKCLPMALLILRTRPRADVGISAFEMVYGMSYRIESPQTNVLIRDRVINEYVSQLAEHRNKLWEHGLIVQRPPLDLKIHNFKPGDWILVKTWKEETLKPNWEGPYLVLLTTETAVRTAERGWTHASRIKGPVTRPHWKVISTPGDTKITLKR is encoded by the coding sequence atgggtgaactcttgctcgtccctgaagcagaatttaatctgttaggacgagatttaattgttgaattgcaattagaaattaaagtgaaaaatcaagagctaacgGTGTCTGCTTATCCTTTGACCGTGGAtgatcaaaaacaaattaaccccGATGTCTGGTACTCTCCGGACACAATTAGTAGACTGGAAATCCCACTgattaaaatccaaatttccGAACCCCACATACCTGTGAGGGTAAGGCAATATCCCATATCCCTAGAAGGACGGAgaggattaaaaccagaaattgatCGATTATTAGCACAAGGAATCTTAGAGCCTTGTATGTCACCCTTTAACACTCCCATTCTGCctgtaaagaaaccaaatgggAAATATCGGCTCGTACATGATTTAAGGGAAATAAACGAAAGAACTATCACCCGGTtccctgtagtagcaaatccaTACACACTGCTAAGCAAGCTAGGACCCCATAACTCCTGGTAtagtgtggctgatttaaaggatgccttttgggcctgtccactggcagaagaatgccgtgattattttgcctttgaatgggaagacATAGAGACAGGCCGTAGACAACAATTGAGATGGACCGTGCTCCCCCAAGGGTTCACTGAGTCCCCTAATCTGTTTGGACAGGCCCTGGAAgagctcttaaaagaatacCAGGTACAAACGGGAAACGTGCTGTTACAGTATGTAGATGATCTGCTCATAGCAGGGAATAATAAGGAagatgtaagaaaagaaagcattcgactcctaaactttcttgcacaaaagggACTACAGGTATcacaagaaaagttacaatttgtggaggaaaaagtgaaatatttggggCATTATTTGTTTAACGGCAAGAAGATATTGGATCCAGAGCGCATTAAAGGAATTCTGGAATTACCTATGCCTGTCACTAAGAGGCAAATTCGGCAGGCATTAGGGCTATTTGGGTATTGTAGGCAATGGATAGAGAACtacagctttaaagttaaattcttaTATGAACAACTGTCTAAAGACAAAATACCCAAGTGGACCCCTCAGGATCAAGAGCAGTTTGCCAGTCTCAAAAGGGAGCTAAGTCAAGCACTGGTTTTAAGCCTCCCAGATTTAAAGCGGCCATTCCATTTATTCGTTAACATACATGAAGGAACGGCATTCGGAGTATTAACTCAGGAATGGGCCGGACAAAAGAAACCGGTGGCATACTTATCAAAGCTGTTGGACCCTGTGAGCAGGGGTTGGCCGAGTTGTTTACAAatcattgttgctgctgccttattACTTGAAGAAACGAATCGTATTACCTTTAATGGAGAAGTTGTCCTATATGCGCCTCATAATATAAGGGGGGTGcttcaacaaaaagcagaaaaatggcttacagaTAGCCGACTATTAAAGTATGAGGGAATACTCATAGAATCTCCAAAACTATCCCTAAGGACTATCGAAGCGGTTAACCCTGCAGAATTTCTATACCCAGGGGAAAGTACTGAGTTAGTACATGATTGTCTTCAAACGATTGAACAACAAACACGAATTCGACCAGATCTAGAAGAAGAGGAATTACAacatggagaaatatttttcatagatGGGTCATCTCGAATAGTGGAAGGTAAACGATTGTCCGGATATGCCATCGTTAAGttggaaaaaggagaatttaagaCAATAGAATCGGGCCCCCTGAGTGCCAGCTGGTCGGCTCAAGCCTGTGAGCTGTATGCATTGTGGAAAGCATTAGTGTTActgaagggaaaggatggaaCTATATATACAGACTCACGCTATGCGTTCGGAGTGGTACatacctttggaaaaatatGGGAGGAAAGAGGATTTGTTaactcacagggaaaagaactgaTACACCCGGAATTAATTCGGCGAGTTCTGGGGGCATTGaaaatgccaaataaaatagcagttgtACATATAAAGGGACACCAGCGAGGTACAAGTTATCAGGTTAGGGGAAAtaatgcagctgatacagaagcaaaacgAGTGGCAGGCAATTATAGTACGATTTTGACTATGCAACAAATATCTGTTAGTAAAAATTTGAGTTTtgagtctgcagaaaaggaaaaactagaaCAAATGGGAGCTAAGGAACAGAATGGTAAGTACATATTGCCAGATGGGAGAGAAGTCTTGCCGAAGGGCATAGCACTcgaaatattttcaaaaatacacagtaaaacACACTGGGGAACCCAGGCGTTAGTTGATCATTTCAATCAACAGTTTGCCTGTATAGGCGTATATAACATAGCAAAGACAGTTACGGCACCCTGCGAGACCTGTCAAAAGGTTAATCGAAACAACATGAGACAAAAACCTCTTGGAGGACGTTCCCCAGCATACAGACCTTTTTCACACATACAAGTGGATTTTACTGAACTACCCAGGGTAGGGcgttacaaatatttattagtaatgGTGGATCATTTAACACATTATGTTGAGGCTTTTCCTACCTCCAAGGCAACTGCTAACCAAGTTACTAAAGTGTTACTTGAACACATTATACCTCGATATGGAGTACCTGAAGTAATCGACTCGGACAGAGGAACACACTTTGTGTCAAAAATTGTTAGAGATCTAACAGAAAGCTTGGGTATTAAGTGGGAATACCATACGCCATGGCATCCACAAAGTTCGGGAAAAGTTGAAAGGAAGAATGgagaaatcaaaactattttgactaAATTAATGATAGAAACCAAATTATCATGGATTAAGTGCCTACCCATGGCACTATTAATTCTCAGAACCAGACCCCGAGCAGATGTAGGAATATCAGCGTTTGAAATGGTGTATGGAATGTCCTATAGAATTGAAAGtccacaaacaaatgttttaattcgaGACCGTGTGATTAATGAATATGTTTCACAATTAGCAGAACATCGTAACAAGCTTTGGGAACATGGACTGATTGTGCAACGACCCCCGTTGGACTTAAAAATTCACAATTTTAAACCTGGGGACTGGATATTGGTTAAAAcgtggaaagaagaaaccctAAAACCCAATTGGGAGGGACCTTATCTTGTTTTGCTTACAACAGAAACAGCTGTCCGGACTGCTGAGCGTGGATGGACTCATGCCAGTCGCATTAAAGGCCCAGTGACGAGACCCCACTGGAAAGTAATCAGTACTCCAGGTGACACCAAGATAACCCTGAAAAGATAA